The Stratiformator vulcanicus genome has a segment encoding these proteins:
- a CDS encoding helix-turn-helix transcriptional regulator, whose product MEPAGRVFRLFQLASYLQSGKTLSAAELAELCGVSRRTIFRDINLLRDAGLPLEYDEEGRGFSMPVRSYLRPAEFTFAETLSLLLLCEELGGDGGIPFHAAARSAAVKLLSGLPESIRDELGEVVERISVRLEAPRSDAGEPAHYQLLIDAIGKRQCLRLTYHSFEEDGEIRTQVSPYRIFFQRRAWYVVGHSSVHDEIRTFNVGRIRKAELTDESYEIPPRFSLKAYFGDAWSFIREPNDRHDVVIRFGPKVAGNVAEVRWHRTQQIVRKPDGSIEFSVTVDGLSEIVWWVLGYGKEAEVIRPDKLRDMVGEHVQKLAQAYEIDSPGPP is encoded by the coding sequence ATGGAACCTGCGGGCCGCGTCTTTCGTTTATTTCAACTGGCAAGCTATCTTCAATCCGGAAAGACTTTAAGTGCCGCGGAATTAGCCGAACTCTGCGGCGTGAGCCGTCGCACGATTTTTCGAGATATCAATCTGCTGCGTGACGCCGGCCTCCCGCTCGAATACGACGAGGAGGGACGCGGGTTCTCGATGCCGGTTCGTTCGTACTTGCGCCCGGCGGAGTTTACGTTCGCCGAGACGCTTTCGCTGCTTTTATTGTGCGAAGAACTTGGCGGTGACGGCGGAATCCCATTTCACGCCGCGGCCCGTTCGGCGGCGGTCAAATTGCTGAGCGGTCTGCCCGAAAGCATTCGCGACGAATTGGGCGAGGTCGTCGAGCGAATTTCGGTCCGGTTGGAAGCACCGCGGTCCGATGCGGGCGAGCCGGCGCACTACCAGTTGCTGATCGACGCGATCGGCAAGAGGCAATGCCTGCGGTTGACTTACCATAGTTTCGAAGAAGATGGCGAAATCCGGACGCAGGTTTCGCCGTACCGAATTTTCTTTCAGCGCCGGGCCTGGTACGTCGTGGGGCATTCGTCGGTCCATGACGAGATCAGGACGTTCAATGTCGGTCGGATTCGAAAGGCCGAACTGACTGACGAGTCGTATGAAATCCCTCCCCGGTTCAGCCTCAAAGCCTATTTCGGCGATGCGTGGTCGTTCATCCGCGAACCGAACGATCGGCACGATGTTGTGATCCGTTTCGGCCCCAAAGTGGCGGGAAATGTGGCTGAGGTGCGTTGGCACCGCACGCAGCAGATTGTTCGAAAGCCGGACGGCTCGATCGAATTTTCAGTGACCGTCGACGGTCTGTCCGAAATCGTGTGGTGGGTCCTCGGCTACGGCAAAGAGGCCGAGGTGATTCGGCCCGACAAACTCCGCGACATGGTCGGCGAGCACGTTCAAAAACTCGCCCAAGCCTATGAGATCGACTCGCCCGGTCCTCCGTAG
- a CDS encoding DUF427 domain-containing protein gives MLHPQRIEPGPGQESVWDYPRPPRLESVPQRLLVRFAGEVIAETTRGYRVLETSHPPVYYFPPDDVQSDFIVPVDGTTHCEWKGRAAYFDVRVGEQVAERVAYSYPAPVARFEAITDYLSFYAGPMDECHVGDEIVEPQPGDFYSGWITPDIVGPIKGGPGSRGW, from the coding sequence ATGCTGCACCCTCAACGAATTGAACCGGGGCCCGGCCAGGAATCAGTCTGGGATTACCCGCGCCCGCCCCGGCTTGAATCAGTCCCACAGCGACTGCTCGTTCGCTTTGCGGGCGAAGTCATCGCGGAGACGACCCGCGGCTATCGGGTTCTCGAAACGAGCCACCCGCCGGTCTATTATTTCCCACCAGATGACGTGCAGAGCGACTTCATCGTTCCGGTCGACGGAACGACCCACTGCGAATGGAAGGGCCGGGCTGCTTACTTCGACGTCCGCGTCGGAGAGCAGGTTGCCGAGCGGGTCGCCTACAGTTACCCCGCCCCGGTCGCCCGCTTCGAGGCGATTACAGACTACCTCTCGTTTTACGCCGGTCCAATGGACGAATGCCACGTCGGTGACGAGATCGTCGAACCCCAACCCGGCGACTTCTACAGCGGCTGGATCACACCCGACATCGTCGGCCCAATCAAAGGCGGCCCGGGGTCGAGGGGGTGGTGA
- a CDS encoding TolC family protein: protein MPRRIGNRQLLGAACAGVAMCALAVGCSTAEPKLTYLGQAKLTSYEDSELDVDYPFATEGDPSDALSSLEPRTVRNRRKDEIWDLTLQEAIGIALQNNEVIRISSASRGAVGTFGLNTTSLAAANNNPSVYDPAIQNSNVIGNRGVEAALSDFDADFTTSMTWGRNEQIVNNSFIAGLPGIATPFELVNETAQFNAAIQKTVATGGVIEVSHNWNYDGNNTFSPAQIFPSVYTGNIGIEARQPLLAGGGVDFNRIAGPAGNAFGAVGAAQGITRVVNGVANGVVIARINNDITIAEFELATRDLLKSVEDTYWDLYLDYRNYETALQQRNSALRSWRESKARLEIGGVQGFRPADEAQARDFYFETRALVEQALNNIYTNESELRRLLGLVVNDGRVIRPIDEPSTAELVPEWQTCVTEGIMFRTELRQQKWRIKSLDYQLRAALNLVQPSFDVFAGYRVNAFGDDLINKANTGPFDDAYATLLRNDQTQWTLGMEFAVPLGLRQAHAQKRNLELQISKARKVLSVQEQDISHEVADAIQQVALQYQTAQTNFNRRIAAKRRVELFEEEYRAGTVTLDEVLRAQSSLAQAESSYFTSLVSYNQAIAQLEFAKGTLLDWNNIRLAEGGWQPKAYKQALRKAWERSHGIPNPLLKNAPEAFAIPDDSRVLVVPEVGPTIDEAPLPPSPLEPDELPPPATEDEQPVPMNANEVDPALDFETDPFDETPAASEDAVPFAPPAIPAPEDAERAPAGPQAYGPLKLRTASRMNPFAELESAGSTGAVERADFTPSDFASTKPGGETESDVIQKISAGPVEGARSDSRSFTTATSDMQSSNDHNERSFGPDWKTDTWRAK, encoded by the coding sequence ATGCCACGCCGCATCGGTAACAGACAGCTTCTCGGGGCCGCTTGCGCGGGGGTCGCCATGTGCGCCCTGGCCGTCGGTTGCTCGACGGCCGAGCCGAAGCTGACATACCTCGGTCAAGCGAAGCTGACTTCGTACGAGGACAGCGAACTCGACGTCGATTACCCGTTCGCCACGGAGGGGGACCCCAGCGATGCGCTGAGTAGTCTCGAGCCTCGGACGGTGCGAAATCGACGCAAAGACGAAATCTGGGACCTCACGCTGCAGGAGGCGATCGGCATCGCGCTGCAGAACAATGAGGTGATTCGCATTTCCTCGGCATCACGTGGGGCGGTTGGAACATTCGGTCTTAATACAACGTCACTCGCCGCGGCCAACAATAATCCGAGTGTCTACGATCCGGCGATTCAGAATTCGAACGTGATCGGCAATCGCGGTGTCGAGGCGGCACTCTCCGACTTCGATGCCGACTTCACGACGTCCATGACCTGGGGCCGAAACGAGCAAATCGTCAACAACTCCTTCATCGCCGGTTTGCCCGGAATCGCAACGCCCTTCGAACTTGTCAATGAGACGGCCCAGTTCAACGCGGCCATTCAAAAGACGGTGGCGACCGGTGGCGTGATCGAGGTCAGTCACAATTGGAACTACGACGGTAACAACACATTCTCGCCGGCTCAGATCTTTCCTTCGGTCTATACCGGGAATATCGGGATTGAAGCCCGGCAGCCACTGCTTGCCGGCGGCGGCGTCGATTTCAACCGAATCGCCGGCCCCGCGGGAAATGCCTTTGGTGCGGTCGGCGCGGCTCAGGGCATCACACGGGTCGTCAACGGGGTCGCCAACGGTGTCGTGATCGCACGGATCAACAACGACATCACGATCGCCGAATTCGAACTTGCAACGCGTGACCTGCTTAAGAGCGTCGAAGATACCTACTGGGACCTCTATCTCGACTATCGCAATTACGAAACCGCCCTGCAGCAGCGCAACAGTGCCCTGCGGAGCTGGCGGGAATCGAAAGCGCGGCTTGAGATCGGCGGCGTCCAAGGATTCCGACCCGCAGACGAAGCACAGGCCCGCGACTTCTACTTCGAAACCCGGGCGCTCGTCGAGCAGGCGCTTAATAACATTTATACGAACGAGTCGGAATTGCGACGGCTGCTCGGTCTCGTGGTCAACGACGGCCGCGTGATTCGGCCGATCGACGAACCCTCAACCGCCGAACTTGTTCCCGAGTGGCAAACGTGCGTGACCGAGGGCATCATGTTCCGCACCGAACTGCGCCAGCAGAAGTGGCGGATTAAGAGCCTCGACTATCAGTTGCGGGCGGCATTGAATTTGGTACAGCCCTCGTTCGACGTCTTTGCCGGCTATCGGGTCAACGCATTCGGCGATGACTTAATCAATAAGGCCAACACCGGCCCGTTCGATGATGCCTACGCCACCCTGCTGCGAAACGATCAAACGCAGTGGACGTTGGGGATGGAGTTCGCCGTGCCCCTTGGGTTGCGTCAGGCTCACGCCCAAAAACGGAATCTCGAACTTCAAATATCGAAGGCGAGAAAAGTGCTTTCCGTGCAGGAGCAGGACATCAGCCATGAAGTGGCCGACGCGATTCAGCAGGTCGCGCTGCAATATCAAACGGCCCAAACGAACTTCAACCGCCGAATTGCGGCGAAGCGACGGGTCGAGTTGTTCGAAGAAGAGTACCGTGCCGGAACGGTCACGCTCGACGAAGTGTTGCGGGCGCAGTCGAGTCTCGCTCAAGCCGAGAGTTCTTACTTCACGAGTCTGGTCAGCTATAACCAGGCGATCGCACAGTTGGAATTCGCCAAGGGGACGCTGCTCGATTGGAACAACATCCGACTGGCCGAAGGGGGTTGGCAACCGAAGGCCTATAAGCAAGCCTTGCGAAAGGCTTGGGAACGCAGCCACGGGATTCCTAACCCGCTGCTCAAGAACGCTCCCGAAGCATTCGCGATTCCCGACGACAGCCGCGTGCTCGTCGTTCCGGAAGTGGGACCGACGATTGACGAGGCTCCCCTGCCGCCGTCACCGCTGGAGCCGGATGAATTGCCTCCTCCCGCTACGGAAGACGAGCAGCCGGTTCCGATGAACGCCAATGAGGTCGACCCGGCCCTCGATTTCGAAACGGACCCGTTCGACGAAACCCCTGCTGCCTCTGAGGACGCCGTGCCGTTCGCTCCGCCGGCCATCCCGGCTCCGGAAGATGCCGAGCGTGCCCCTGCCGGTCCCCAAGCGTACGGGCCGCTAAAACTGCGGACTGCGAGCCGAATGAATCCTTTTGCAGAGTTGGAGTCGGCGGGATCGACCGGTGCGGTGGAGAGGGCCGACTTCACTCCGAGCGATTTCGCCTCGACGAAGCCCGGCGGCGAGACCGAATCGGATGTCATTCAGAAAATTTCGGCCGGGCCAGTCGAGGGAGCCCGAAGTGATTCGCGTTCCTTCACCACGGCGACCTCTGATATGCAGTCTTCGAACGATCATAATGAGCGATCGTTCGGTCCTGACTGGAAAACGGACACGTGGCGGGCTAAGTAA
- a CDS encoding Gfo/Idh/MocA family protein, with product MSQSAFPRRDFLKTGTAVAATAALPYWWTPSLRADETSPSERPVIGSIGLGGRGRTVMGNAMNFGSVAAVCDLDSGRLGKTREDVEGRQKGATVEGVADYRKILDRSDIDIVTIGTTDHWHTKIAVEALKAGKDVYCEKPLTLTIEEGTLIEKALAETGRVFQVGTQQRSEMGQRFLEAIAIVRAGRIGEVKRVTCTIGSVRDSGPIPAVEAPAELNWEKWLGQAPLTEFRLKEQFRQTDKGPKKTRPLTNGHYEFRWWYEYSGGKMTDWGAHHVDIAQWLIDQNGPGQGPTRLEPLEAVHAVDLDDHGQPLQNDRYNAALKFRVKADFPNGVEMLIHSNGRNGILVEGTEGRIFVNRGSISGQAVDELKTNPLPEGAIADVYGGTNPADYGKSPHMANFIECVKTRSKPVSDVWTHNRAINTCHLANIAVRLNRTIQWDAEQGRVVGDEVADSMRSRERRAGYEIEV from the coding sequence ATGAGTCAATCTGCATTCCCCCGTCGCGATTTCTTGAAAACTGGTACCGCGGTCGCCGCCACGGCCGCGCTGCCATACTGGTGGACGCCGTCGCTTCGCGCGGATGAGACATCGCCGTCGGAGCGTCCCGTCATCGGTTCAATCGGCTTGGGCGGCCGTGGCAGGACGGTGATGGGAAACGCGATGAACTTCGGTTCGGTCGCTGCCGTCTGCGATCTCGACAGCGGACGTCTCGGGAAAACGCGAGAGGATGTCGAGGGCCGGCAGAAGGGGGCAACGGTCGAAGGTGTCGCTGACTACCGCAAAATTCTCGACCGTAGCGACATCGACATTGTCACGATCGGCACCACCGATCACTGGCACACCAAGATCGCAGTGGAGGCCCTCAAAGCGGGGAAGGACGTCTACTGCGAAAAGCCGCTGACATTGACGATCGAAGAAGGCACGCTGATCGAGAAAGCACTGGCAGAAACCGGTCGGGTGTTTCAGGTCGGCACGCAGCAGCGCTCGGAAATGGGGCAGCGGTTCCTTGAAGCCATCGCGATCGTCCGCGCCGGCCGGATCGGAGAGGTGAAGCGCGTCACCTGCACGATCGGCAGTGTCAGAGATAGCGGGCCGATCCCGGCAGTCGAAGCGCCGGCCGAACTCAATTGGGAGAAGTGGCTCGGGCAGGCTCCGCTGACCGAATTTCGTCTCAAAGAGCAATTTCGGCAGACGGACAAGGGCCCGAAGAAAACCCGCCCCCTGACCAACGGGCACTACGAATTCCGCTGGTGGTACGAATACAGCGGCGGGAAGATGACCGATTGGGGTGCCCATCACGTCGATATCGCCCAATGGCTGATCGACCAGAATGGTCCCGGGCAAGGCCCGACGCGACTTGAGCCCCTTGAAGCGGTCCACGCCGTCGATTTGGATGATCATGGTCAGCCGCTTCAGAACGATCGCTACAACGCGGCTTTGAAATTCCGCGTGAAGGCCGACTTCCCGAACGGCGTCGAAATGCTGATTCACAGCAACGGTCGTAACGGGATTCTCGTCGAGGGCACTGAAGGGCGGATCTTCGTCAATCGTGGTTCAATCAGCGGGCAGGCGGTCGACGAATTAAAGACCAATCCGCTGCCCGAGGGAGCCATTGCCGATGTCTATGGCGGAACGAATCCGGCTGACTACGGCAAGTCACCTCACATGGCGAACTTCATCGAGTGTGTGAAGACGCGCTCGAAACCGGTCTCCGACGTCTGGACACACAATCGGGCGATTAATACTTGTCACCTGGCGAACATCGCCGTCCGACTGAATCGGACGATCCAATGGGATGCCGAGCAGGGAAGAGTCGTCGGAGACGAAGTTGCCGATTCGATGCGCAGTCGCGAGCGCCGCGCCGGATACGAAATCGAAGTTTAA
- a CDS encoding zinc metallopeptidase, with protein sequence MIMYLLFLSPALLLMMWAQWRVKSTFHAGDEVPANLSGAAAARHILDEAGLHNVEIEETQGMLTDHYDPRGKVLRLSPKVFRNHSASAVGIAAHEAGHALQDAFEYTPLVIRNAAVPAATFGGGLAGILAFVGLMIMFMSKGPLGPAILLLAIVGYGAVLFFQLVNLPVEFDASARAKRLLTEMNIVDQQGAAAVNKVLNAAAWTYVAGTLQVAMTILYYVFILTSRRD encoded by the coding sequence ATGATAATGTATTTGCTGTTTCTCTCGCCCGCGCTCCTGCTGATGATGTGGGCGCAGTGGCGGGTCAAATCGACGTTTCACGCTGGCGATGAAGTCCCGGCGAATCTCTCCGGTGCGGCTGCCGCCCGACATATTCTCGATGAGGCAGGGCTTCACAATGTGGAGATCGAAGAAACGCAGGGGATGCTGACCGATCACTACGATCCGCGGGGCAAGGTCCTGCGGCTCAGTCCTAAGGTGTTTCGCAATCACTCGGCCTCGGCGGTCGGCATCGCGGCCCACGAAGCGGGGCACGCGCTGCAGGATGCCTTTGAATACACGCCTTTGGTAATCCGCAACGCCGCCGTCCCGGCTGCGACGTTCGGTGGCGGTTTGGCGGGCATTTTGGCGTTCGTCGGCCTGATGATCATGTTCATGTCGAAGGGCCCGCTGGGTCCGGCGATCCTGCTGCTGGCGATTGTCGGCTACGGGGCCGTGCTGTTCTTTCAGTTGGTCAATCTGCCGGTCGAATTCGATGCCTCGGCCCGGGCGAAGCGGCTGTTGACCGAGATGAACATTGTCGATCAGCAAGGCGCCGCAGCGGTCAATAAAGTTCTGAACGCCGCGGCTTGGACCTACGTGGCGGGGACGCTGCAGGTGGCAATGACCATCCTGTATTACGTCTTCATTCTGACGTCTCGGCGAGACTAA